In Porphyrobacter sp. LM 6, one DNA window encodes the following:
- a CDS encoding MarR family winged helix-turn-helix transcriptional regulator, with translation MVTRSDQAADKTAANFLTDTDRLVFLMEEVTRRLRRTFDTSFEQFGLTRTQWRALAYLYRTPGMTQTELARELELERASVGQAIDRLEELSLVERRSAVNDRRVWHIHLMPAAVELLPKLRAEADAVYGRLLVGTDIGELDKLSALLAAMQDNLDRN, from the coding sequence ATGGTAACGCGCTCGGATCAGGCTGCAGATAAAACCGCTGCGAATTTTCTGACCGACACGGATCGGCTCGTCTTTCTTATGGAAGAGGTGACGCGCCGGCTGCGACGCACATTCGATACGTCCTTCGAACAATTCGGGCTCACCCGCACCCAATGGCGCGCATTGGCATATCTTTATCGAACGCCGGGCATGACGCAAACCGAACTTGCCCGGGAGCTTGAGCTGGAGCGAGCAAGCGTTGGTCAGGCCATTGACAGGCTTGAAGAACTGTCGCTCGTTGAGCGACGTAGCGCGGTGAACGACCGGCGCGTATGGCACATCCACCTTATGCCTGCTGCGGTTGAGCTATTACCGAAGCTTAGAGCCGAGGCCGACGCGGTCTACGGACGCCTGCTTGTCGGAACGGACATCGGTGAGCTGGACAAGTTAAGTGCGCTATTGGCCGCGATGCAGGACAATTTGGACCGCAATTAA
- a CDS encoding zinc transporter ZntB: MDMRTDPIALRALLVHNGAVREIAAEEVAGFAGPGFVWLHVDGVGHGQRMDLPGYVPEMAASALLAGETRPRCDEVDDAALINLRGAGERPTGDSDGLVSIRIWVEARRVTSVSRHPMAALATVEAAMRSGQLRDGGDFVSVLAQAISTELDPQVADLGDRLDECEAMLDTGDIYDMRRRIARLRSQAIALRRFVAPDRDALGAMAQLPFAWISKDDRLHLREAADRFARMAEELEAVRERAALIHEQLTDLRAEKVDQRSLAIAVVAFIFLPLTFITGLLGMNVEGIPYAGEPWAFWGVFSLCLAITLVIVGWFSRRHWLGD; encoded by the coding sequence ATGGATATGCGGACCGATCCGATCGCCTTGAGGGCGCTGCTGGTACACAATGGCGCGGTGCGCGAAATCGCAGCCGAAGAGGTGGCAGGCTTTGCCGGGCCGGGCTTCGTCTGGCTGCACGTCGATGGCGTGGGGCATGGCCAGCGCATGGATCTGCCGGGCTATGTCCCCGAAATGGCCGCAAGCGCGTTGCTGGCCGGCGAAACCCGCCCGCGCTGCGACGAAGTGGATGATGCCGCCCTCATCAACCTGCGCGGTGCTGGCGAGCGTCCGACCGGTGACAGCGACGGGCTGGTCTCGATCCGCATCTGGGTCGAGGCGCGGCGTGTGACTTCGGTGAGCCGTCACCCGATGGCCGCGCTGGCCACGGTCGAGGCGGCGATGCGTTCGGGCCAGTTGCGCGACGGGGGCGATTTCGTCTCGGTGCTGGCGCAGGCGATCAGCACCGAGCTTGATCCGCAGGTGGCCGATCTGGGCGACCGGCTCGATGAATGCGAAGCGATGCTCGATACCGGCGACATCTACGACATGCGCCGCCGGATCGCGCGGCTGCGCTCGCAGGCGATTGCGCTGCGGCGGTTCGTCGCGCCCGATCGCGATGCGCTGGGCGCGATGGCGCAACTACCCTTCGCTTGGATCAGCAAGGATGACCGGCTGCATCTGCGCGAGGCGGCGGACCGTTTCGCCCGCATGGCCGAAGAGCTGGAGGCGGTGCGCGAACGTGCGGCGCTGATCCACGAACAGCTCACCGATCTGCGCGCCGAGAAGGTCGACCAGCGCAGCCTCGCGATTGCGGTGGTGGCCTTCATTTTCCTGCCGCTGACCTTCATCACCGGGCTCCTGGGGATGAATGTCGAGGGCATCCCCTATGCGGGCGAGCCGTGGGCGTTCTGGGGTGTGTTCAGCCTGTGTCTGGCGATCACCCTGGTGATCGTGGGCTGGTTTTCGCGGCGCCACTGGCTCGGGGATTGA
- a CDS encoding efflux RND transporter periplasmic adaptor subunit produces the protein MLVRLSVPALIAVALLLPACSGGEAEDQTAKEAPQGPREVQTSIAQTELLTEPVKAFGTIAAKQSSAIGALTEGPVERIFVKVGDRVSRGQPLFRIRQADYQRNVAEAQAAVDLANAQAIEAERRYERVIALAPKGFVSKAQVDAVETQLAVARAQKAQAVAALGTAQQALSDTITRAPYDGVVTARLVDEGVYLNNRFSGGGQSAALQLQELGTVAAIVNAPQEYVDMLRRDMPARVFIEGFDAPFESIVYIINNRVDPESRMVELRLPIANPNYRISSGLAARAEIQIPPEPAIILPRTAILGDSSAAHLFIIRDGKAERREVRFDSIDLDRVRLRSGLTAGEEVIIDPPATLRDGEQVKPRRTTGEK, from the coding sequence ATGCTAGTTCGCCTTTCTGTGCCTGCGTTGATAGCCGTCGCTCTGTTGCTGCCTGCCTGTTCAGGCGGCGAGGCTGAGGACCAGACCGCAAAAGAAGCACCGCAAGGCCCGCGTGAGGTTCAGACATCGATCGCCCAGACCGAATTGCTCACCGAGCCGGTGAAAGCATTCGGAACTATCGCTGCCAAACAAAGCAGTGCAATCGGAGCGCTCACCGAAGGCCCGGTCGAGCGGATCTTTGTGAAAGTCGGTGACAGGGTGTCACGCGGACAGCCGCTCTTTCGTATCAGACAAGCCGACTATCAGCGGAACGTTGCAGAGGCACAAGCTGCGGTCGATCTTGCGAATGCTCAAGCGATTGAAGCCGAACGGCGCTATGAACGCGTGATAGCTCTTGCGCCGAAGGGTTTCGTTTCTAAAGCGCAGGTCGATGCGGTTGAGACCCAGCTTGCCGTCGCGCGCGCGCAAAAGGCGCAGGCGGTTGCCGCACTCGGCACCGCGCAGCAAGCCCTGAGTGATACGATTACCCGCGCTCCTTATGACGGCGTCGTGACCGCGCGCCTGGTCGATGAAGGAGTCTATCTCAACAATCGATTCTCGGGAGGCGGCCAGTCGGCGGCCCTTCAATTGCAGGAGCTCGGCACCGTCGCGGCGATTGTCAACGCGCCGCAGGAATATGTCGACATGCTGCGGCGAGACATGCCCGCGCGCGTTTTCATCGAAGGGTTCGACGCGCCGTTCGAGAGCATCGTCTACATCATCAACAACCGGGTCGACCCTGAAAGCCGGATGGTCGAATTGCGGCTGCCGATAGCCAATCCGAACTACCGGATTAGCTCCGGCCTTGCAGCGCGAGCCGAGATCCAGATCCCGCCGGAGCCAGCCATCATTCTGCCCCGAACGGCAATTCTCGGCGACAGCTCCGCCGCCCATCTTTTTATCATCCGTGATGGCAAGGCTGAGCGCCGCGAGGTCAGGTTCGACAGCATCGACCTCGACAGGGTGCGGCTACGGTCAGGCCTGACCGCAGGCGAGGAAGTGATCATCGATCCTCCGGCAACCTTGCGCGACGGCGAGCAGGTCAAGCCGCGCCGCACGACCGGCGAGAAGTAA
- a CDS encoding M24 family metallopeptidase: MSAAACATVAVQLAGGMGVIGQRILAAAMLAVGGLAASGLAAPATAQAPLGLSEAEVAAPALPTILPPRARAALENRILGERLDTIIPQIMREEGIDLWLLVAREYFEEPVVATMLDAENMHARRRTILIFYDPGEGHPIERLTVSRYGLGGMFAPVWNPDEQPDQWQAVADIIAARSPKTIAINSSDLYQFADGMTLSQYDRFMAKLPPALHERVVSGETLAIRWLETRLPSEMELYPSVVRIAHSVIGEAFSSKVITPGVTTAEQVQWWYRDRLMQLGLTPWFHPSVAIQRQGVKGMIEGEEVIQPGDLLWTDFGITYLRLNTDTQHLAYVLKPGETEAPAGLRAGLANSNKVQDFLTRAFKVGRSGNEALAIAQADAIAAGLDPSIYTHPIGHHGHGAGPSIGFWDNQKADVRGSGPIRANTAWSIELTSYANVPEWGGQRVDFRTEEDAFFDGETVRFIDGRQTAITLIP; encoded by the coding sequence ATGTCGGCTGCGGCCTGCGCCACTGTCGCCGTGCAACTGGCAGGGGGTATGGGCGTGATCGGACAGCGGATTCTTGCAGCAGCGATGCTGGCAGTGGGTGGGCTTGCGGCCAGCGGACTTGCCGCCCCGGCGACGGCGCAGGCCCCGCTCGGCCTCAGCGAAGCCGAAGTCGCCGCCCCCGCGCTGCCCACGATCCTGCCCCCGCGCGCCCGCGCAGCGCTGGAAAACCGCATCCTCGGCGAACGGCTCGATACCATCATCCCGCAGATCATGCGCGAGGAGGGGATCGACCTGTGGCTGCTGGTCGCGCGCGAATATTTCGAAGAGCCGGTGGTCGCCACCATGCTCGATGCCGAGAACATGCATGCGCGGCGGCGCACGATCCTGATCTTTTACGATCCGGGTGAAGGCCATCCGATCGAACGGCTGACGGTGAGCCGCTACGGGCTTGGCGGGATGTTCGCGCCGGTGTGGAACCCGGACGAGCAGCCCGACCAGTGGCAGGCGGTTGCCGACATCATCGCGGCGCGCAGCCCGAAGACAATCGCGATCAATTCCTCCGATCTCTACCAGTTCGCCGACGGCATGACGCTGAGCCAGTATGATCGCTTCATGGCCAAGCTGCCCCCGGCGCTGCACGAGCGGGTGGTGAGCGGCGAGACGCTCGCGATCCGCTGGCTCGAAACGCGCCTGCCTTCGGAAATGGAGCTCTATCCCAGCGTCGTCCGCATCGCCCATTCGGTGATCGGGGAGGCGTTCTCAAGCAAGGTGATTACGCCGGGGGTGACCACCGCCGAGCAGGTGCAGTGGTGGTATCGCGACCGGCTGATGCAGCTTGGCCTCACCCCGTGGTTCCACCCCTCGGTCGCGATCCAGCGGCAGGGCGTGAAGGGCATGATCGAAGGCGAGGAAGTGATCCAGCCGGGCGATCTGCTGTGGACCGATTTCGGCATCACCTATCTGCGCCTCAACACCGATACCCAGCACCTCGCCTATGTGCTGAAGCCGGGCGAGACCGAGGCTCCGGCGGGCCTGCGCGCAGGTTTGGCGAACAGCAACAAGGTGCAGGATTTCCTCACCCGCGCCTTCAAGGTCGGACGCAGCGGCAACGAGGCGCTCGCTATCGCCCAGGCAGATGCGATTGCGGCGGGGCTCGATCCGTCGATCTACACCCACCCCATCGGCCACCACGGCCACGGCGCCGGGCCTTCGATCGGGTTCTGGGACAACCAGAAGGCCGACGTGCGCGGTAGCGGCCCGATCCGCGCCAACACCGCATGGTCGATCGAGCTGACCTCCTACGCCAACGTGCCCGAATGGGGCGGCCAGCGGGTCGATTTCCGCACCGAGGAAGATGCCTTCTTCGACGGCGAAACCGTGCGCTTCATCGATGGGCGGCAGACCGCGATCACGCTGATCCCTTAG
- a CDS encoding alpha/beta fold hydrolase, translating to MATIPTSIKGAGGIELAAEITGAPDAMPVLLAHGGGQTRRAWKRVTSDLADAGFCAIAFDMRGHGDSAWSDTGAYEIRHFAADLVAVASQMDRKPALVGASLGGLAGLLAEGELAQGSFASLTLVDVAPRMEPEGVMRVVGFMEQHVETGFASPDEAAEVIARYMPHRGKRGAGAGLRHYLRQKDDGRFYWHWDPAFIRNIMAAKRSNPENQEHQFQELSHAAASLDLPLHLIRGAASDLVSEEAVVHLRQVAPHAEYTDIADATHMVVGDANDAFSNAILVFLNRHHGPAGLGQ from the coding sequence ATGGCCACAATACCAACCAGCATCAAGGGAGCCGGCGGCATCGAACTCGCCGCCGAGATCACCGGCGCGCCTGACGCGATGCCGGTCTTGCTCGCTCACGGAGGTGGACAGACCCGGAGAGCGTGGAAGCGCGTCACGAGCGATCTTGCCGATGCCGGGTTCTGCGCAATTGCTTTTGACATGCGTGGCCATGGCGACAGCGCGTGGTCGGATACCGGCGCATATGAGATACGTCACTTTGCGGCCGATCTTGTCGCGGTCGCATCCCAAATGGATCGCAAGCCCGCGCTGGTCGGGGCATCGCTTGGTGGGCTGGCAGGGTTGCTTGCTGAAGGAGAGCTCGCCCAAGGCAGCTTCGCGTCGCTCACATTGGTGGATGTCGCACCGCGCATGGAGCCAGAGGGCGTAATGCGGGTCGTGGGCTTCATGGAACAGCATGTCGAAACCGGCTTTGCGTCACCTGATGAAGCGGCGGAAGTTATCGCACGCTACATGCCACATCGCGGTAAGCGCGGCGCTGGCGCTGGCCTGCGCCATTATCTCCGGCAAAAGGATGATGGCCGCTTTTACTGGCACTGGGATCCAGCGTTCATCCGCAACATCATGGCCGCCAAACGGAGCAATCCCGAAAATCAGGAGCATCAGTTTCAGGAACTCAGCCACGCGGCGGCCAGTCTGGATCTTCCGCTTCATCTCATTCGCGGCGCGGCGAGCGACCTTGTTTCCGAAGAAGCCGTTGTACACCTGCGTCAAGTCGCTCCCCATGCGGAATATACCGACATCGCAGACGCCACCCATATGGTCGTGGGCGATGCCAATGATGCATTTTCGAATGCAATCCTCGTTTTTCTGAATCGCCACCACGGCCCGGCAGGATTGGGGCAATGA
- a CDS encoding tyrosine-type recombinase/integrase has product MALTDVAIRKAKPGPKPVKLADGGGMHLLITPAGGKLWRLKYRIDGREKLLAIGAYPEISLGEARRRREEAREMIALGKDPSREKRREKLRSRIQAADTFKAISDEFCQKRRRDGQKGWAPATATRSEYLLSLVCGSIGHLPIGEIEPMDVLTAIRRIEGKGKLESARRSLQLAGAVFRYAVATARLASDPTRDLRGALTAPTVTHYGAITDPKKVGELLRAIDDYEGSGITKLALQIAPHVFVRPGELRHAEWSEIDLDGALWIIPAGKMKMRKPHHVPLSRQTVELFRQVRAVTGPTGYVFPSVRTRTRPMSENTINAGLRRLGYATDEMTAHGFRAMASTLLNDSGKWNPDAIERALAHGDTDKVRAAYHRGAHWDERVAMAQWWSDHLDQLR; this is encoded by the coding sequence ATGGCGCTGACAGACGTTGCGATCCGCAAGGCCAAGCCCGGTCCCAAGCCCGTCAAACTGGCGGATGGGGGCGGGATGCACCTGCTGATCACCCCAGCCGGGGGCAAGCTCTGGCGACTGAAATATCGAATTGATGGGCGCGAAAAGCTGCTGGCGATTGGGGCCTACCCCGAGATCAGTTTGGGCGAAGCGCGCCGCCGCCGCGAGGAAGCCCGCGAAATGATCGCTCTGGGCAAAGACCCATCGCGAGAAAAGCGGCGCGAAAAGCTGCGCTCTCGCATCCAAGCCGCCGATACGTTCAAGGCGATCAGCGATGAATTCTGCCAGAAGCGTAGGCGGGATGGACAGAAGGGCTGGGCACCGGCCACCGCCACTCGCAGCGAATATCTGCTGTCACTGGTGTGCGGTTCGATCGGCCACCTGCCTATCGGCGAAATCGAGCCGATGGACGTCCTGACAGCAATTCGCCGGATCGAAGGTAAGGGGAAGCTCGAAAGCGCGCGGCGCAGCTTGCAACTGGCGGGCGCTGTGTTTCGCTATGCCGTCGCCACCGCGCGGCTTGCGTCGGACCCTACCCGAGATTTGCGCGGCGCGCTTACCGCCCCCACCGTGACGCATTACGGCGCGATAACGGATCCCAAGAAGGTCGGCGAGTTGCTGCGCGCGATCGATGATTACGAGGGCAGCGGCATTACCAAGCTGGCCTTGCAGATTGCCCCCCACGTTTTCGTCCGCCCCGGCGAGCTGCGCCATGCCGAGTGGAGCGAGATTGATCTGGACGGGGCGCTCTGGATCATCCCGGCGGGCAAGATGAAAATGCGCAAGCCGCACCATGTCCCCCTATCGCGGCAGACTGTAGAGCTGTTCCGGCAAGTCAGGGCAGTGACAGGGCCGACCGGCTACGTTTTCCCGTCCGTGCGCACCCGCACCCGCCCCATGAGCGAAAACACTATCAATGCCGGTTTGCGGCGGCTGGGCTATGCTACCGATGAAATGACCGCGCACGGCTTCCGCGCGATGGCCTCCACGCTTCTCAACGATAGCGGCAAATGGAACCCTGATGCGATCGAGCGCGCGCTGGCGCATGGCGACACCGACAAGGTGCGCGCGGCCTATCATCGCGGCGCGCATTGGGATGAACGGGTGGCGATGGCGCAATGGTGGAGCGATCATCTGGACCAGCTGCGCTAG
- a CDS encoding CoA-acylating methylmalonate-semialdehyde dehydrogenase, translating into MRQIDHFIVGEPPAPTRKHAIWNPSTGEVQAEVALGDAALLARAVETAKRVQPAWAATNPQRRARVMFAFKELVEANMQSLAEMLSSEHGKTVPDARGDVQRGLEVIEYACGLPQIMKGEYTHGAGPGIDVYSVRQPLGIGAGITPFNFPAMIPMWMFGMACAAGNAFILKPSERDPSVPVRLAELFLEAGAPEGLLQVVHGDKEMVDAIIDHPDIAAISFVGSSDIAQYIYARGSANNKRVQAFGGAKNHGIVLPDADLDQVVTDLTGAAFGSAGERCMALPVVVPVGEETAERLKEKLLTSVAKLRIGVSNDPDADYGPVVTPEHKARIEQWITTAEEEGAEIVVDGRGYTLQGHEKGFFVGPTLIDYVTPQMKSYQEEIFGPVLQIVRAKDFEEAVRLPSEHQYGNGVAIFTRNGHAAREFAARVNVGMVGINVPIPVPVAYHSFGGWKRSGFGDIDQYGVEGLRFWTKNKKITQRWPDGGGDGSNAFVIPTMG; encoded by the coding sequence CTGCGTCAGATCGACCATTTCATCGTCGGCGAGCCCCCCGCTCCGACCCGCAAGCACGCCATCTGGAACCCCTCGACCGGCGAAGTGCAGGCCGAGGTTGCGCTGGGCGATGCCGCGCTGCTGGCCCGCGCGGTAGAAACCGCCAAGCGCGTCCAGCCCGCCTGGGCCGCCACCAATCCGCAGCGCCGCGCGCGGGTGATGTTCGCCTTCAAAGAACTGGTCGAGGCGAATATGCAGAGCCTCGCCGAGATGCTCTCGTCGGAGCACGGCAAGACGGTGCCCGATGCGCGCGGCGATGTGCAGCGCGGGCTTGAAGTGATCGAATATGCCTGCGGCCTGCCGCAGATCATGAAGGGCGAATATACCCACGGCGCAGGGCCGGGGATCGATGTCTATTCGGTGCGCCAGCCGCTCGGCATCGGTGCGGGCATCACCCCGTTCAACTTCCCGGCGATGATCCCGATGTGGATGTTCGGCATGGCCTGCGCGGCGGGCAATGCCTTCATTCTGAAGCCGTCGGAGCGCGACCCCAGCGTGCCGGTGCGGTTGGCCGAACTGTTCCTTGAAGCGGGCGCTCCCGAAGGGCTGCTTCAGGTCGTCCACGGCGACAAGGAAATGGTCGATGCGATCATCGATCACCCCGATATCGCCGCGATCAGCTTCGTCGGCTCGTCCGACATCGCGCAATATATCTATGCGCGTGGTTCGGCGAACAACAAGCGCGTGCAGGCCTTCGGCGGCGCGAAGAACCACGGGATCGTGCTGCCCGATGCCGATCTCGACCAGGTCGTCACCGATCTGACCGGCGCGGCCTTCGGTTCGGCAGGCGAGCGCTGCATGGCGCTGCCCGTAGTGGTGCCGGTGGGTGAGGAGACGGCGGAGCGGCTCAAGGAAAAGCTGCTCACCTCGGTCGCCAAGCTTCGCATTGGTGTTTCGAACGATCCCGACGCGGATTACGGCCCGGTCGTCACGCCCGAGCACAAGGCGCGGATCGAACAGTGGATCACCACGGCCGAGGAAGAGGGCGCCGAAATCGTCGTCGACGGGCGTGGCTACACTCTGCAGGGCCACGAAAAGGGCTTCTTCGTCGGCCCGACGCTGATCGATTACGTCACCCCGCAGATGAAATCCTATCAGGAAGAAATCTTCGGCCCCGTGCTCCAGATCGTGCGCGCCAAGGACTTCGAGGAGGCGGTGCGCCTGCCGTCCGAACACCAGTATGGCAACGGTGTCGCGATCTTCACCCGCAACGGCCACGCCGCGCGCGAATTCGCTGCGCGGGTGAATGTCGGGATGGTCGGCATCAACGTGCCGATCCCGGTGCCGGTCGCCTATCACTCCTTCGGCGGGTGGAAGCGTTCGGGCTTCGGCGACATCGACCAGTATGGCGTGGAAGGCCTGCGCTTCTGGACCAAGAACAAGAAGATCACCCAGCGCTGGCCCGATGGCGGCGGGGACGGATCGAACGCCTTCGTCATCCCGACGATGGGGTGA
- a CDS encoding lipopolysaccharide biosynthesis protein translates to MKRVFANMGWLLGGRGFNAVLSLVYLAIAARTLGTDGFGYFALIIALGQAVTGFSSFQTWQFIVRWGADPDKPGVDLQRAREATGFAVALDGVSVAVGTLASAVLVLTAPLWLDVPPQLLWLTFWYCVISLLTIRTTPTGMLRLHSEYGKATWAEAVQPIIRASGAVLAWWLMPDVTGFILAFAASEVGTAIALWIVAARVQPVPLSSISLKAIPARHKDAWRFVLSTNMSGSLAVAGKQVMILLVGTFGGAYLAGGFRIANQLGVALIALAQTISKAILPELVQSRDGAVEIARRMANIAAIAGVAAVVTAILFGRPGIALIAGDEFTGFYWAMIILSIAGAVELVGASLESLLISAGKAHVAFLVRLFPTILALLMLELAIDWKGAQGAGFAVLGSSVLTVVGFYLAIVNLKQFRLVVDEPESKGADKRPAPPER, encoded by the coding sequence ATGAAGCGGGTATTCGCCAATATGGGCTGGCTGCTGGGCGGGCGCGGGTTCAACGCGGTGCTCAGCCTCGTCTACCTCGCCATCGCCGCGCGTACGCTTGGTACCGACGGGTTCGGCTACTTCGCGCTGATCATCGCGCTGGGGCAGGCCGTCACCGGCTTTTCAAGCTTCCAGACCTGGCAGTTCATCGTCCGCTGGGGCGCCGATCCCGACAAGCCCGGCGTCGATCTCCAGCGCGCGCGCGAGGCGACGGGGTTTGCGGTCGCGCTCGATGGCGTGTCGGTCGCAGTCGGGACGCTCGCCTCGGCGGTGCTGGTGCTGACCGCGCCCTTGTGGCTCGACGTGCCGCCGCAACTGCTGTGGCTGACGTTCTGGTATTGCGTGATCTCGCTGCTGACGATCCGCACCACGCCCACAGGGATGCTGCGGCTCCATTCGGAATACGGCAAGGCGACCTGGGCCGAGGCGGTTCAGCCGATTATCCGCGCAAGCGGCGCGGTGCTGGCGTGGTGGCTGATGCCCGATGTCACCGGCTTCATCCTCGCCTTTGCCGCTTCGGAAGTCGGCACCGCGATCGCGCTGTGGATCGTCGCCGCACGGGTGCAGCCGGTGCCGCTGTCCTCGATCAGCCTCAAGGCGATCCCCGCGCGGCACAAGGACGCCTGGCGCTTCGTGCTATCGACCAACATGTCGGGCAGCCTCGCGGTGGCGGGCAAGCAGGTGATGATCCTGCTGGTCGGCACCTTCGGCGGCGCCTACCTTGCGGGCGGTTTCCGCATCGCGAACCAGTTGGGCGTGGCGCTGATCGCGCTCGCCCAGACCATCTCCAAGGCGATCCTGCCCGAGCTGGTGCAATCGCGCGACGGCGCGGTCGAGATCGCGCGGCGCATGGCGAACATCGCGGCGATTGCGGGCGTGGCGGCGGTGGTCACCGCGATCCTGTTCGGCCGCCCCGGCATCGCACTGATCGCGGGCGACGAGTTCACCGGCTTCTACTGGGCGATGATCATCCTCAGCATCGCGGGTGCGGTGGAGCTGGTCGGTGCGAGCCTTGAAAGCCTGCTCATTTCGGCCGGCAAGGCGCACGTCGCCTTCCTCGTCCGGCTGTTCCCGACGATCCTTGCGCTGCTGATGCTGGAACTGGCGATCGACTGGAAGGGCGCGCAGGGCGCGGGCTTCGCGGTGCTCGGGTCGAGCGTGCTGACCGTGGTCGGCTTCTACCTCGCGATCGTGAACCTGAAGCAGTTCCGGCTGGTGGTGGACGAGCCGGAAAGCAAAGGGGCGGACAAGCGGCCCGCCCCTCCTGAACGCTGA
- a CDS encoding hotdog fold thioesterase, with amino-acid sequence MSEQPMVLDRAGLQDMLDIAPFHQWLGLKIQSCSEDGLELTMPWHEEIVSNPVLGAAHGGVLAALIDLTGLYALVILGTRATATADLRVDYHRPATAGPLIARGQVVKTGRQISVAEARIFGPDDKLLASGRGAYIC; translated from the coding sequence ATGAGCGAACAGCCAATGGTGCTTGACCGGGCGGGCTTGCAAGACATGCTCGACATTGCGCCCTTCCATCAATGGCTCGGCCTGAAAATCCAATCCTGCTCGGAAGACGGGCTTGAACTCACGATGCCCTGGCACGAGGAAATCGTCTCCAACCCTGTGCTTGGCGCGGCGCATGGCGGCGTGCTTGCGGCGCTGATCGATCTCACAGGCCTTTACGCTTTGGTTATACTGGGCACCCGGGCCACGGCCACGGCCGACCTCAGGGTCGATTATCATCGGCCCGCGACCGCTGGCCCGCTCATTGCGCGTGGACAGGTTGTCAAAACCGGACGTCAGATCAGTGTCGCCGAAGCCCGCATTTTTGGGCCTGACGACAAACTTTTGGCGAGCGGCAGAGGCGCCTACATATGCTAG